One window from the genome of Gloeomargarita sp. SRBZ-1_bins_9 encodes:
- a CDS encoding SRPBCC family protein, whose translation MGGSGMGEWCEHTVQVTVDVPVSLAWALWSDLEQMPRWMQWIRSVEVLPDRPELSRWHLATRGLDFYWESRIVKQIPHQIIQWESVTGLPNRGAVRFYDRGPQCIVKLTVAYALPAWVSQWVDGLVGPHVERTLQADLERFRDYSQNLAPAALAQPLN comes from the coding sequence ATGGGGGGTAGCGGCATGGGGGAATGGTGCGAGCATACGGTGCAGGTGACGGTGGACGTGCCGGTGAGCCTGGCCTGGGCCTTGTGGTCGGACCTGGAGCAAATGCCCCGCTGGATGCAGTGGATTCGTTCGGTGGAGGTGTTGCCGGACCGACCGGAGCTGTCCCGCTGGCACCTGGCGACCCGGGGATTGGATTTCTACTGGGAGTCCCGCATTGTCAAACAAATTCCCCACCAGATCATCCAATGGGAGTCAGTGACGGGGCTGCCCAACCGGGGAGCCGTACGCTTTTACGACCGGGGGCCGCAGTGTATTGTCAAGTTGACCGTGGCCTATGCCCTGCCCGCCTGGGTGAGCCAGTGGGTAGACGGCCTGGTGGGCCCCCATGTGGAACGCACCCTGCAAGCGGACCTAGAGCGTTTCCGGGACTACAGCCAAAACCTAGCCCCCGCAGCACTGGCGCAACCGCTGAATTAG
- the zds gene encoding 9,9'-di-cis-zeta-carotene desaturase — MRVAIVGAGLAGLAAAVTLVDQGHQVTVYEGRRFVGGKVGSWQDDQGNHIEMGLHVFFHNYDHLFALMRQVGAYENLLPKDHVHTFVNRGGRLGHLDFRFPLGAPFHGLKAFFTTEQLTWWDKLRNALALGTSPIVPGLLDYEGAMRQIRALDRYSFADWFRRHGGSQHSLERLWNPIALALGFIDTEQISARCMLTIFLMFAARTEASRLNMLKGSPDTYLHQPLVHYIRERGGQIFTSSRVRRIEFADINGETRVTGLVVARGDHEELVTADAYIAACDVPGIQRLLPLQWRRWPEFDRIYKLDTVPVVTVQLRFDGWVTDVTGTGGKGIDNLLYSADADFSCFADLALTSPADYYREGQGSLLQVVLTPGDWFIPMPNEQIAQHALAQVRELFPAARRLHLTWYSVVKLAQSLYRENPGMEPFRPPQRTPIPNFFLAGSYTQQDYIDSMEGAVISGQRAAQAVLAYGG; from the coding sequence ATGCGGGTGGCCATCGTTGGGGCAGGTCTGGCGGGTTTGGCGGCGGCGGTGACGCTGGTGGACCAGGGGCATCAGGTGACGGTGTATGAAGGCCGCCGGTTTGTAGGGGGCAAAGTCGGCAGTTGGCAGGACGACCAGGGCAACCACATCGAAATGGGTCTGCATGTCTTTTTTCATAACTACGACCACCTGTTTGCCCTGATGCGTCAGGTGGGGGCCTATGAAAATCTCCTGCCCAAAGACCATGTGCATACATTTGTGAACCGGGGGGGGCGTTTGGGGCATTTGGATTTTCGTTTTCCCTTGGGGGCGCCCTTTCACGGGTTAAAGGCGTTTTTCACCACCGAACAGCTCACCTGGTGGGACAAGTTGCGCAATGCCCTGGCGCTGGGAACCAGTCCCATCGTGCCGGGGTTGCTGGATTACGAGGGAGCCATGCGGCAAATCCGGGCTTTGGACCGCTACAGCTTTGCCGATTGGTTTCGCCGGCACGGGGGGTCGCAACATAGCCTAGAGCGCCTGTGGAATCCCATTGCCCTGGCTTTGGGGTTTATCGATACGGAGCAGATTTCCGCCCGCTGTATGCTCACCATCTTTTTAATGTTTGCCGCCCGCACGGAGGCTTCCCGACTCAACATGCTCAAGGGGTCCCCCGACACCTATTTACATCAGCCCCTGGTGCATTATATCCGGGAGCGGGGGGGACAAATTTTTACCTCGAGCCGGGTGCGCCGAATCGAATTTGCCGACATCAACGGGGAAACACGGGTGACGGGGCTGGTGGTGGCCCGGGGGGACCACGAGGAACTTGTCACAGCCGATGCCTATATTGCCGCCTGCGATGTGCCGGGGATACAGCGGCTGTTGCCCCTGCAATGGCGGCGCTGGCCGGAGTTTGACCGGATTTACAAGCTGGATACGGTACCGGTAGTGACGGTGCAGTTACGCTTTGACGGCTGGGTGACGGATGTAACGGGGACTGGGGGCAAGGGAATTGACAATTTGCTCTACAGCGCCGATGCCGATTTCTCTTGTTTTGCCGATTTGGCCCTCACCAGTCCGGCGGATTACTACCGGGAGGGGCAAGGCTCGCTGCTCCAGGTGGTGCTGACGCCGGGGGACTGGTTTATCCCCATGCCCAACGAGCAAATTGCCCAGCATGCCCTGGCCCAGGTGCGGGAGCTTTTTCCGGCCGCCCGCCGCCTCCACCTGACCTGGTATAGTGTAGTGAAGCTGGCCCAGTCCCTGTATCGGGAAAATCCGGGGATGGAGCCGTTCCGCCCGCCCCAGAGGACACCCATTCCCAACTTTTTCCTGGCCGGGAGCTACACCCAGCAGGATTATATTGACAGCATGGAGGGGGCGGTGATTTCTGGGCAGCGAGCGGCGCAAGCCGTGTTGGCCTATGGGGGGTAG
- a CDS encoding FGGY-family carbohydrate kinase, translated as MVEQGCETLALGIDCGTSALKVLVIDPQGAVHHTDRQPLADPADPRQWRLALEQALHGIPPPLKPRIHHIGIAGTSGTVLLTDRQGEPIAPVLLYNDGRAVVCLEELQRYGPGPHLVLSATSALAKLFWYGQQGFLSPDTYLLHQADWLGFWLHGRLGVSDEHNALKLGYDPGARCYPDWVRNVPFPVHLPEVLRPGTVVGPLRPEVARELGLPPDCQVHAGTTDSTAAFIASGAQRLGDGVTSLGSTLVLKLLSDRRIDDPATGVYSHRLGDRWLVGGASNTGGAVLSHFFSSQELAHLSAQIDPPVPYDLGYYPLLQPGERFPICDPHLEPCLEPRPEKPVLFLQALLTAMARIEAQGYRLLHTLGAPAVQRVFTSGGGSHNRAWQAIRQQMLGVPVLVAQQQEAAWGAARLALGLPVTGNPEINC; from the coding sequence ATGGTTGAACAGGGGTGTGAAACGCTGGCCCTAGGCATTGACTGCGGTACATCGGCCCTGAAGGTCCTGGTGATCGATCCCCAAGGGGCTGTGCACCACACGGACCGTCAACCCCTGGCAGACCCCGCTGACCCCCGGCAATGGCGCTTGGCTCTGGAGCAGGCCCTGCACGGGATTCCCCCGCCTCTGAAACCCCGTATCCACCACATCGGTATAGCCGGTACATCGGGGACGGTATTGCTCACCGACCGTCAGGGGGAACCCATCGCCCCAGTTCTGCTTTACAACGATGGGCGGGCGGTGGTCTGCCTGGAGGAACTGCAACGCTATGGGCCAGGCCCCCATCTGGTGCTCAGTGCGACATCGGCCCTGGCGAAATTGTTTTGGTATGGGCAGCAGGGATTCCTGTCGCCGGATACCTACTTACTACATCAGGCGGACTGGCTGGGCTTTTGGCTGCACGGGCGACTAGGGGTGAGCGATGAGCACAACGCCCTCAAGCTCGGCTATGACCCCGGCGCACGTTGCTACCCGGATTGGGTGAGGAATGTGCCGTTTCCTGTACATCTGCCGGAAGTTCTCAGGCCGGGAACGGTGGTGGGGCCGTTGCGCCCGGAGGTGGCCCGGGAGTTGGGGTTGCCGCCGGATTGCCAGGTGCACGCGGGGACAACCGATAGCACGGCCGCCTTCATCGCCAGTGGGGCGCAGCGGTTGGGGGATGGGGTGACATCCCTAGGCTCAACACTGGTGCTGAAATTGCTCAGCGACCGACGGATTGACGACCCGGCCACCGGGGTCTATAGCCATCGCCTGGGGGACCGATGGTTGGTGGGGGGCGCCTCCAACACCGGGGGTGCCGTGCTCAGCCACTTCTTCTCTTCCCAGGAATTGGCCCATCTGAGTGCCCAGATCGACCCCCCTGTCCCTTACGACTTGGGGTACTACCCGCTGCTGCAACCCGGGGAACGCTTTCCCATCTGTGACCCCCATTTGGAACCCTGCCTGGAGCCGCGCCCAGAAAAACCCGTGCTGTTTTTACAAGCCCTGCTCACGGCCATGGCCCGTATCGAAGCCCAGGGATACCGCCTGTTGCACACCCTGGGGGCACCGGCTGTGCAACGGGTGTTCACCAGCGGCGGAGGCAGTCACAACCGGGCCTGGCAGGCCATCCGGCAACAGATGTTGGGGGTGCCGGTGCTGGTGGCGCAACAGCAGGAGGCGGCTTGGGGAGCAGCCCGCTTGGCCCTGGGGTTGCCGGTAACGGGAAACCCTGAGATAAACTGTTAA